A single window of Oncorhynchus clarkii lewisi isolate Uvic-CL-2024 chromosome 10, UVic_Ocla_1.0, whole genome shotgun sequence DNA harbors:
- the LOC139418300 gene encoding pigment epithelium-derived factor, whose protein sequence is MMWTTLLLWLGALLSLSYAQLSETEGTGGEEEAVELFTTPRAKMAAATSDFGYNLFRALAGRDPKANVFLAPISISAVLTQLSMGASPDRSERWLYRALRYHTLQDPQLHDTLRDLLASLRAPGKGISIAARIYLARRLRLKPEYFEVVEKQYGVRPKALMGGAKDVNEINDWVKQQTGGKVDRFMSKPLGRNSGVVPLGAAYFKGKWITRFSQSGLMEDFQLDGEVPARIPMMQQDNYPVKMGVDPDLGCTIAQIQMQDDVSMFVFLPDDVTQNMTLVEESLTAEFVQDLSMTLHPVHAALTLPVLKFSYSTDLLPLLPDLGLAEFLADTDLTKITAQTVKLGSLNHKVVMEMAPEGTQYASSSQVHTPLSYRVDRPFLFLVRDEASGALLFIGRVVNPRKLRI, encoded by the exons aTGATGTGGACGACCCTATTGCTGTGGCTGGgggccctcctctccctctcttatgcTCAGTTG TCGGAGACAGAGGGGACGGGAGGGGAAGAGGAAGCTGTGGAGCTCTTTACCACGCCCAGAGCCAAGATGGCTGCCGCCACCTCTGACTTCGGCTACAACCTTTTCCGGGCCCTGGCGGGTCGCGACCCCAAGGCCAACGTATTCCTGGCCCCCATCAGCATCTCTGCAGTGCTCACTCAGCTCTCCATGG GAGCGTCTCCGGATCGTTCAGAGAGGTGGTTGTACAGAGCTCTAAGGTATCACACCCTGCAGGACCCTCAGCTCCACGACACTCTCAGGGACCTACTGGCCTCACTCAGAGCACCTGGCAAAGGCATCAGCATCGCTGCACGCATCTATCTGGCccgca GACTGCGTCTGAAACCGGAATATTTTGAAGTGGTGGAAAAGCAGTATGGGGTGCGGCCCAAGGCTCTGATGGGCGGGGCTAAAGATGTGAATGAGATCAATGATTGGGTCAAACAGCAGACGGGTGGCAAGGTCGACCGCTTCATGTCCAAGCCCTTGGGACGGAACTCTGGTGTGGTTCCTCTCGGTGCTGCCTACTTCAAAG ggaAGTGGATAACTCGGTTCAGTCAGAGTGGATTGATGGAGGACTTCCAGCTTGATGGAGAGGTTCCGGCCCGCATTCccatgatgcaacaggacaattacccagtGAAGATGGGAGTTGACCCAGACCTGGGCTGCACA ATTGCTCAGATCCAGATGCAGGATGACGTCAGCATGTTTGTGTTCCTTCCTGATGATGTCACTCAGAACATGACCCTGGTGGAGGAGAGCCTGACGGCTGAGTTTGTTCAGGACCTCTCCATGACCCTTCACCCCGTGCATGCGGCCCTTACACTACCTGTCCTAAAATTCAGCTACTCCACTGACCTCTTGCCACTGCTCCCTGACCTGG gtctTGCCGAATTTCTGGCAGACACAGACCTGACTAAGATCACGGCTCAGACGGTGAAGCTTGGCAGCCTCAATCATAAGGTTGTTATGGAGATGGCCCCAGAGGGCACCCAGTATGCCAGCTCCAGCCAAGTCCACACGCCACTGTCGTACCGCGTGGACCGCCCCTTCCTGTTCCTGGTGAGGGATGAGGCCTCGGGGGCACTGCTCTTCATCGGCAGGGTGGTGAACCCACGCAAACTGAGGATataa
- the LOC139418299 gene encoding alpha-2-antiplasmin-like, translating into MKLHLPVLLLLCLCWLGLTDETGTVATEYHSCGEQVLSQEARLSVGGAVERLGRQLLDSLQTGSEQPNVIISPLSVALALAQLTLGARNETQKLLLSSLHAHTVPCYHESLGSLLQHLTNTSLQVATRMYLRPEFEVYQSFVAESMRSYKSEPVPLISVEDVNQWVEDTTKGHMTNFLTSIPHDVVLMLINAVHFKGEWEARFDPQLTQKDVFYLDNKNFVHVDMMRSAKYPLSLLEDGELGAQVARFPFKGNTSFLVVMPLPGRGNVSSLVAKLNISDLYRRLPQERTMQVQLPKFTLQYRQELQEALTSMGLGSLFSSPNLSGVSAVPLQVSSMRHACGVELSEEGAEASAATSITIMRSVPIFSVNYPFLFALVDHASLAPIFLGTVTNPAPDASPMQIDSPLGDDPNGNRTQSDSSHSNSNVQNDGPHSNNNVQSDSPHSSNNVQSDQPQSERMQCGVPVGGEEQQQPLNEVEGNPNAQVEGQGSSSCANPSHTVPS; encoded by the exons ATGAAGCTGCATCTGCCTGTACTCTTGCTGCTCTGCCTCTGTTGGCTGGGACTGAct gatGAGACTGGTACGGTAgctactgagtaccactcttgcGGGGAGCAGGTGCTCAGCCAGGAGGCCCGTTTGTCAGTAGGGGGTGCTGTAGAAAGACTGGGCAGGCAGCTACTGGACAGCCTGCAGACAGGGTCAGAGCAGCCCAACGTCATCATATCACCCCTCAGCGTGGCCCTTGCACTAGCACAGCTCACACTGG GAGCTCGTAACGAGACACAGAAGTTGCTGCTAAGTTCTCTACACGCCCACACTGTGCCCTGCTACCATGAATCCCTGGGCAGCCTGCTCCAACACCTCACCAACACCTCCCTACAGGTGGCTACACGCATGTACCTGCGcccag agtTTGAGGTGTACCAGTCCTTTGTTGCAGAATCCATGCGTAGCTACAAATCAGAGCCTGTCCCCTTGATCTCAGTGGAAGATGTCAACCAATGGGTGGAAGACACCACCAAAGGTCACATGACCAATTTCCTGACCAGTATTCCGCATGATGTGGTGCTCATGCTGATCAATGCTGTGCATTTCAAAG GTGAGTGGGAGGCTCGCTTCGACCCTCAGCTCACACAGAAGGATGTCTTCTACCTGGACAATAAGAACTTTGTCCATGTAGACATGATGCGATCAGCCAAGTATCCACTGAGCCTGTTAGAAGATGGGGAGCTTGGGGCTCAG GTTGCACGTTTTCCATTTAAGGGAAACACCAGCTTTCTGGTAGTGATGCCGTTGCCAGGAAGAGGAAACGTGTCATCGCTGGTGGCCAAGCTGAATATCTCTGACCTGTACAGACGTCTACCTCAGGAGAGGACCATGCAGGTCCAACTGCCCAAGTTCACCCTGCAGTACCGCCAAGAGCTACAGGAGGCGCTGACCAGCATGG gtctgggCTCTTTGTTCTCTAGTCCTAATCTGTCCGGTGTCTCAGCGGTTCCTCTGCAGGTGTCCAGCATGCGTCACGCCTGCGGGGTGGAGTTGAGTGAGGAGGGGGCCGAAGCTTCTGCAGCCACCTCCATCACCATCATGCGCTCTGTTCCCATCTTTTCTGTAAACTACCCCTTCCTGTTCGCCCTGGTAGACCACGCCTCCCTCGCTCCAATCTTCCTGGGCACCGTCACTAACCCAGCCCCTGACGCCAGCCCCATGCAGATCGACAGTCCCCTCGGCGATGATCCCAATGGCAACAGGACCCAAAGTGACAGTTCTCATAGCAACAGCAATGTACAGAACGATGGTCCCCATAGTAACAACAACGTACAGAGCGACAGTCCCCATAGCAGTAACAACGTACAGAGTGACCAGCCACAAAGTGAGAGAATGCAGTGTGGCGTCCCTGTCGGGGGGGAGGAGCAACAACAGCCCCTGAATGAAGTAGAGGGAAACCCCAACGCCCAAGTGGAGGGGCAAGGATCCAGTTCCTGTGCCAATCCCTCTCATACAGTTCCTTCCTAA
- the LOC139418298 gene encoding Na(+)/citrate cotransporter-like isoform X2, producing MNATQVLTLCLTHTNTERERKRESEKDVMCSPVPSVKLKVSEFAHPFPHHFCFLSGVSPDVRNCNSLFSDRERMVSSLQAMWMFKDGVILFCTPFLLLPLPLLIGTTEAGCAYVIALMAVYWCTEVLPLAVTALLPAVLFPLFGIMESKQVCMQYLKDTNMLFVGGLMMAVAVEKWNLHKRIALRVLLVVGMRPALLMLGFMGVTAFLSMWISNTATTAMMVPIVQAVLEQLNGPRKGENPLPTPQSQENGTTPEENLENSSTPQDTLMIQDNRIPLEKLASEDKLDSPDKPVPQDKSLTDGKPVMVSMVLKEGTKAEEQVGEEEEEKERMKMCKGLTLCVCYAASIGGTATLTGTGPNLVLTGQMSQLFPQNGDVINFASWFAFAFPTMLLMLTLAWLWLQLVFIGFNLKRTWGCGAVQSEKELAAYDLISEEHRRLGPMSYGELSVLGLFILLVVLWFTRSPGFIDGWATHVFNAKAPFVTDATVAVFVAMLLFVLPSEPPRYLCFWRTQRFDTEPQPTRGPAPALLTWQVTQRKMPWSIVLLLGGGFALAKGSEVSGLSRWLGDQMMPLCSVPPWAIAVILCLLIATFTECASNVATATLFLPILASMSQSIGLNPLYVMVPCTLSASFAFMLPVATPPNAIVFSYGYLKVSDMAKMGIVMNIIGILCITLAINSWGRAMFNLDTFPSWANTTANITTGGGGGK from the exons ATGAATGCCACacaagtgttgactctctgtctcacacacacaaacacagagagagagagaaagagagagagcgagaaagatgtCATGTGCAGTCCTGTACCCAGTGTAAAGCTGAAGGTATCAGAGTTCGCTCACCCTTTCCCTCATCATTTTTGCTTTCTTTCCGGAGTGAGTCCAGACGTGCGCAACTGTAATTCTCTATTCTCTGACCGGGAGAGGATGGTGTCCTCGCTCCAGGCGATGTGGATGTTCAAGGATGGGGTGATTCTGTTCTGCACaccgttcctcctcctcccactaccTCTGCTGATTGGAACCACG GAGGCAGGCTGTGCCTATGTGATAGCCCTGATGGCAGTGTACTGGTGTACTGAGGTACTGCCGCTGGCTGTGACTGCTCTCCTGCCCGCTGTCCTCTTCCCTTTGTTTGGCATCATGGAGTCCAAGCAG GTGTGTATGCAGTACCTGAAGGACACCAACATGCTGTTTGTTGGCGGGCTAATGATGGCTGTTGCCGTGGAGAAGTGGAATCTTCACAAGCGCATCGCCCTCAGAGTTCTACTCGTTGTGGGGATGCGGCCTGCCCT TCTGATGCTAGGGTTCATGGGTGTGACAGCCTTCCTGTCTATGTGGATCAGTAACACAGCCACCACAGCTATGATGGTCCCCATTGTCCAGGCCGTCCTGGAGCAGCTCAACGGCCCACGAAAGGGGGAGAACCCCCTGCCCACCCCTCAGAGCCAGGAGAATGGTACGACTCCTGAGGAAAATCTGGAGAACAGTTCGACCCCACAGGACACACTTATGATCCAGGACAATCGCATCCCACTGGAGAAACTAGCCTCAGAAGATAAACTGGACTCCCCAGACAAACCAGTTcctcaggacaagtctctgactgATGGGAAGCCAG TGATGGTGTCCATGGTCTTGAAGGAAGGGACTAAAGCAGAGGAGCAAgttggggaggaagaggaggagaaggagaggatgaagatGTGTAAAGGCCtgacgttgtgtgtgtgttacgctgCCAGCATCGGCGGCACTGCCACTCTAACTGGCACCGGACCCAACCTTGTCCTCACAGGGCAGATGAGCCA ACTCTTCCCTCAGAACGGTGACGTCATTAACTTTGCCTCATGGTTCGCCTTTGCCTTCCCCACCATGCTGCTGATGCTGACGCTGGCCTGGCTCTGGCTCCAGCTCGTCTTCATCGGCTTCAA tctGAAGCGTACATGGGGCTGTGGTGCTGTGCAGTCAGAGAAGGAGCTTGCGGCATATGATTTGATAAGTGAGGAGCATCGTCGTCTGGGGCCCATGTCTTATGGAGAGCTGAGTGTCCTGGGGCTCTTCATCCTGCTGGTGGTGCTTTGGTTCACACGAAGCCCAGGCTTCATCGATGGATGGGCAACCCACGTCTTCAATGCCAAAGCACC gtTTGTAACTGATGCCACAGTGGCGGTGTTTGTTGCCATGCTGCTGTTCGTCTTGCCCTCTGAGCCCCCCCGCTACCTCTGCTTCTGGAGAACACAGAGATTTGACACAG AGCCCCAGCCCACCCGTGGCCCCGCCCCTGCCCTGCTGACCTGGCAGGTGACCCAGAGGAAGATGCCCTGGAGCATTGTACTGTTGCTAGGAGGAGGCTTCGCACTGGCTAAGGGcagcgag GTGTCTGGTCTGTCGCGGTGGCTGGGTGATCAGATGATGCCTCTCTGCTCCGTCCCTCCCTGGGCCATCGCTGTCATCCTCTGTCTCCTCATTGCCACCTTCACTGAGTGTGCCAGCAACGTGGCTACCGCTACACTCTTCCTGCCCATCCTCGCCTCCATG TCCCAGTCCATAGGGTTGAACCCGCTGTATGTGATGGTACCCTGCACTCTCAGTGCATCCTTTGCCTTCATGCTGCCTGTGGCCACGCCTCCTAATGCCATCGTGTTCTCTTATGGATACCTGAAGGTGTCAGACATG gCTAAAATGGGTATAGTGATGAACATCATCGGGATCCTGTGCATCACTCTGGCCATTAACAGCTGGGGTAGAGCTATGTTCAACCTGGACACCTTCCCCTCCTGGGCCAACACCACCGCGAACATCactacaggaggaggaggggggaaatgA
- the LOC139418298 gene encoding Na(+)/citrate cotransporter-like isoform X1 has translation MNATQVLTLCLTHTNTERERKRESEKDVMCSPVPSVKLKVSEFAHPFPHHFCFLSGVSPDVRNCNSLFSDRERMVSSLQAMWMFKDGVILFCTPFLLLPLPLLIGTTEAGCAYVIALMAVYWCTEVLPLAVTALLPAVLFPLFGIMESKQVRFPHTRTNTHAHTQRQSLTCVYQVCMQYLKDTNMLFVGGLMMAVAVEKWNLHKRIALRVLLVVGMRPALLMLGFMGVTAFLSMWISNTATTAMMVPIVQAVLEQLNGPRKGENPLPTPQSQENGTTPEENLENSSTPQDTLMIQDNRIPLEKLASEDKLDSPDKPVPQDKSLTDGKPVMVSMVLKEGTKAEEQVGEEEEEKERMKMCKGLTLCVCYAASIGGTATLTGTGPNLVLTGQMSQLFPQNGDVINFASWFAFAFPTMLLMLTLAWLWLQLVFIGFNLKRTWGCGAVQSEKELAAYDLISEEHRRLGPMSYGELSVLGLFILLVVLWFTRSPGFIDGWATHVFNAKAPFVTDATVAVFVAMLLFVLPSEPPRYLCFWRTQRFDTEPQPTRGPAPALLTWQVTQRKMPWSIVLLLGGGFALAKGSEVSGLSRWLGDQMMPLCSVPPWAIAVILCLLIATFTECASNVATATLFLPILASMSQSIGLNPLYVMVPCTLSASFAFMLPVATPPNAIVFSYGYLKVSDMAKMGIVMNIIGILCITLAINSWGRAMFNLDTFPSWANTTANITTGGGGGK, from the exons ATGAATGCCACacaagtgttgactctctgtctcacacacacaaacacagagagagagagaaagagagagagcgagaaagatgtCATGTGCAGTCCTGTACCCAGTGTAAAGCTGAAGGTATCAGAGTTCGCTCACCCTTTCCCTCATCATTTTTGCTTTCTTTCCGGAGTGAGTCCAGACGTGCGCAACTGTAATTCTCTATTCTCTGACCGGGAGAGGATGGTGTCCTCGCTCCAGGCGATGTGGATGTTCAAGGATGGGGTGATTCTGTTCTGCACaccgttcctcctcctcccactaccTCTGCTGATTGGAACCACG GAGGCAGGCTGTGCCTATGTGATAGCCCTGATGGCAGTGTACTGGTGTACTGAGGTACTGCCGCTGGCTGTGACTGCTCTCCTGCCCGCTGTCCTCTTCCCTTTGTTTGGCATCATGGAGTCCAAGCAGGTACGCTTCcctcacacacgcacaaacacacatgctcacactcaAAGACAATCTCTCACGTGTGTGTATCAGGTGTGTATGCAGTACCTGAAGGACACCAACATGCTGTTTGTTGGCGGGCTAATGATGGCTGTTGCCGTGGAGAAGTGGAATCTTCACAAGCGCATCGCCCTCAGAGTTCTACTCGTTGTGGGGATGCGGCCTGCCCT TCTGATGCTAGGGTTCATGGGTGTGACAGCCTTCCTGTCTATGTGGATCAGTAACACAGCCACCACAGCTATGATGGTCCCCATTGTCCAGGCCGTCCTGGAGCAGCTCAACGGCCCACGAAAGGGGGAGAACCCCCTGCCCACCCCTCAGAGCCAGGAGAATGGTACGACTCCTGAGGAAAATCTGGAGAACAGTTCGACCCCACAGGACACACTTATGATCCAGGACAATCGCATCCCACTGGAGAAACTAGCCTCAGAAGATAAACTGGACTCCCCAGACAAACCAGTTcctcaggacaagtctctgactgATGGGAAGCCAG TGATGGTGTCCATGGTCTTGAAGGAAGGGACTAAAGCAGAGGAGCAAgttggggaggaagaggaggagaaggagaggatgaagatGTGTAAAGGCCtgacgttgtgtgtgtgttacgctgCCAGCATCGGCGGCACTGCCACTCTAACTGGCACCGGACCCAACCTTGTCCTCACAGGGCAGATGAGCCA ACTCTTCCCTCAGAACGGTGACGTCATTAACTTTGCCTCATGGTTCGCCTTTGCCTTCCCCACCATGCTGCTGATGCTGACGCTGGCCTGGCTCTGGCTCCAGCTCGTCTTCATCGGCTTCAA tctGAAGCGTACATGGGGCTGTGGTGCTGTGCAGTCAGAGAAGGAGCTTGCGGCATATGATTTGATAAGTGAGGAGCATCGTCGTCTGGGGCCCATGTCTTATGGAGAGCTGAGTGTCCTGGGGCTCTTCATCCTGCTGGTGGTGCTTTGGTTCACACGAAGCCCAGGCTTCATCGATGGATGGGCAACCCACGTCTTCAATGCCAAAGCACC gtTTGTAACTGATGCCACAGTGGCGGTGTTTGTTGCCATGCTGCTGTTCGTCTTGCCCTCTGAGCCCCCCCGCTACCTCTGCTTCTGGAGAACACAGAGATTTGACACAG AGCCCCAGCCCACCCGTGGCCCCGCCCCTGCCCTGCTGACCTGGCAGGTGACCCAGAGGAAGATGCCCTGGAGCATTGTACTGTTGCTAGGAGGAGGCTTCGCACTGGCTAAGGGcagcgag GTGTCTGGTCTGTCGCGGTGGCTGGGTGATCAGATGATGCCTCTCTGCTCCGTCCCTCCCTGGGCCATCGCTGTCATCCTCTGTCTCCTCATTGCCACCTTCACTGAGTGTGCCAGCAACGTGGCTACCGCTACACTCTTCCTGCCCATCCTCGCCTCCATG TCCCAGTCCATAGGGTTGAACCCGCTGTATGTGATGGTACCCTGCACTCTCAGTGCATCCTTTGCCTTCATGCTGCCTGTGGCCACGCCTCCTAATGCCATCGTGTTCTCTTATGGATACCTGAAGGTGTCAGACATG gCTAAAATGGGTATAGTGATGAACATCATCGGGATCCTGTGCATCACTCTGGCCATTAACAGCTGGGGTAGAGCTATGTTCAACCTGGACACCTTCCCCTCCTGGGCCAACACCACCGCGAACATCactacaggaggaggaggggggaaatgA
- the LOC139418301 gene encoding mediator of RNA polymerase II transcription subunit 31: MAGVMESEEQARNRFQSELEFIQCLANPNYLNFLAQRGYLREKPFVNYLKYLLYWKEPEYAKFLKYPHCLHMLELLQYEHFRKELVNAQCAKFIDEQQLLHWQHYSRKRTRLQQALAEQQQQQQLPHGNATAK; this comes from the exons ATGGCAGGCGTCATGGAATCAG AGGAGCAGGCAAGGAACCGCTTTCAATCAGAGCTGGAGTTCATCCAATGCTTGGCCAATCCAAATTATCTGAACT TTCTGGCTCAGAGGGGTTACCTGAGAGAAAAACCCTTTGTGAACTACCTGAAGTACCTACTGTACTGGAAGGAGCCTGAATATGCCAAATTCCTGAA ATACCCCCACTGCCTGCACATGCTGGAGCTGCTTCAGTATGAGCACTTCAGGAAGGAGCTTGTGAATGCACAATGTGCCAAGTTCATCGATGAGCAGCAATTACTGCACTGGCAGCACTATTCCCGGAAACGCACCCGTCTGCAGCAGGCTCTGGCagagcaacaacagcagcaacagctGCCTCATGGCAATGCTACtgctaaatga